TTGCAGCAGCATTTATTATCCTGTTCCCTACCCACATCCCCTTCCTTACCCAGGTTCCTCCACTGCATTAAAACCCTGGTTCCAGGTTAGCTTATTCTACATACACATGTACAAAGCAAGTGCCCATTTCCCAGCTCGTCTTCCTCTCTTTTTACCTGTTTCATCTGCTGTGACCCTTGTCTGTGCTTTTGTCCCCTCCATGCCTGGCGATTCCAACCTGGCCAGCCTCCCATCCTCATCTGAATTCATCCGATCATCAGCGGCCTTAATCTTGCACCAAACCAATGTACTCTTGGGCTATAttggagggcatggctttaaggtaatgggtgggaagttcaagggagacgtcagagggaggtttttcacccagggagtggttggtgcatggaatgcgctgcctggggtggtggtggaggctgatacgttgggcaagttcaagagattgttagataagcatatggagaaatttaagatagagggatatatgggaggaaggggttagatagtcttgggagtggtttgaaggtcggcacaacatggtgggccgaagggcctgtattgggctgtattgttctatggttcaccaTCTGTGCTACTCTCCATGCTATCTATACTCATTTTCAGTTCCTTACTATTCAGGATTTAAAGATGGAGATGAAGATATTTACTTTGTGACTCAAGCTATGCCGTCTCTCTGGTTCTGGATCCTTGTCCATGGTCTCACTTTGTCTATGTAGCCGTACCTTTAGTAGTGAGACTGTAGGTTATCCTCCTTAACCCCTTTGCTCCTCAGAACCACTGACCACACTTTAGTTTGGGAGGATGAATTCAGAGAATGCATTTGGTATGGTTTGCAATTTGTTATGGAACCAATGCAGAGAACATGGACCTTTTAATCTTGTGTAATGAAACAAGGTTAACTACATCTCAATGAAAAGAGATTCCTAGAGTAAAGTGTTTGATGTGATTATAACTTTGTATGCAGATGGAGGGGAAAACAGTTTAGCCAGAACTTAAATTCAGCCAATTATGTAGGTATGATGAGTGCATTGGGTAAAGCAGATTGGGAAAATAGGTGAAACAGTTTGCCAATTGACAAACTATAGCAGatgtttaaagaaatatttcaaaattctcaacGAATATACATTCCATCAAGAAACAAAAATTTCACAATAGAAGTGGTGTATTTGTGGCTAACTAGGGTGGTTAAGgataataaactttaaaaaaacttcagTTGCCAAAAATATGTGGTAAAGCAGGGGATTAGGAAAGTTATAGGAAGCAGCAACAATTAACTGAAAATTGAAGTGAAATATAGGTTATGAGAGTAAATTTATAAGAAATATATTGATTGTAAAAGCTTGGAAGCTatgcttttattttaagaaaaacattGGATGGCTAAAATGACTATAGGGCCCTTTGGGACAAATGCAGGTGACATTAATATGGGGAACAATGAAATTATAAAGGTATTAAATAACTATATTGTATTTGTTTTCATGGTAGGGGATATTATAAAACTAACAGAAATAGAAGGAAAACCAGGTTTTTAAAAATAGTGGAGAAGAAGGTAATTCGTGTCTCTAAAGAGAAAGCACTAGAGCCATTAGGGGGGCTAAAACCTGACAAACAGCCTGGATGTTTGGGTTGAAAAGGAaatgctgcagagaaagtggattCATTAATGTTGATCTTGCAACATTCCTGAAGTTCTGTAGCTGTCCCTGCAGACTGGAAGGTAGCAAGTGTCACACTATTAtttaaagaaggagagagaggaaaaataggaaattatagaccaattgGCCTTGTGAACTAAGAGGAGGACACAGAGAATCTGCAAAGTGATATAGGTTAATTAAAGGGCAAGAAGGAAATAGATAGAGTctgatggaaaaatgtgagattatgcACACTAGTGGGAAGAACAGAAAAACTGGATGTTTGTTAACTGGTGAGAAACTGGAAAACCTTtgtgttcaaagggatctgggaatgcTGGTCCAGGAGACACAAAGTAAAcatgcagatacaacagcaattaggaaagcaaatggtctcTTGGCCTTTTGAGAGAtggttggagtataaaagtaaggaagtattgCTGAAATTCAGAAGCGTTCGTTGAGACCATTTGGAGTACTATTTGCAGTTTTCGTCTTTTCATGAGGAAGGGTATACTTGGATTCCAGTCCTGAATTGAGGGcaaagttggtagcactgactttGTCCCATAAAATTTAGAAGAACCAGAGTTGATCTCACTGAGGCACACAAGATCCTGAGAAAGGTGGCAAGGTAGATGCCAGGAGACTGTTTCCTATCTGTCTGGAATTAAAAGGCATATCTTTAAGCTAAGGGGTCGGCcctttggactgagatgaggagaaatttctttttcacAAAGGTCTGTGAACCTTGGGAGGGTGGCAGAAGTTCAGTCTTTGATGTATATTCAAAGTTGAAACCAATAAAGTTTTGGACACTTTGGGGATTAggtaggaaagtggtgctgaggtacagGATCAGCTGTAATAATTAAAATATGGAGCACACTGTTTCTATGTGGTTGTTCTGCTTCAACTTGTCCTTTGGTTCTTACACCTGCAATGTGTAATGGTTGGTTTTGCCCCATAAAGTTGGTATTGGAGCATTGGGTGAGTCTTCTGCTTTCCATATTGAATCATGAAGTGACCATTTATCCTTCAGAGCATGAACAGAAGAAGAAGTTGGAAACAGATCCTATGTACAAGCTAGAACATGGAGTGAGTGACCAGGAGAAGCTGAAGATTGCTGTTCCTACCCTGTCCAATATCCAGGATATGCAGAGTGCATGGAAGGATGACTTTGCCATTAACAGCATGTTACGCAAGAAGTTCCGGGTAGGCCATATTATCAATATCAGAATAAAGGCACCAGACTATTGCTTGGTATCCCTTTGCCCCACCTTTACTCTGAGGGACATAATTCAGTGTTTATTCCTTCCCCCAAGAAATACAAGTCAGTCCACACGATCTCACCAATTAAATACCACCAGATAAAATGCAAAATTTCTCCTACAAGGACTCATCTTTGAAAGGATGCCTCCTCTCCAacaccctcccctacccccaccatgATGTCAGATCACGGAGGAAAACCAGTCAGTGAGTGTAAAGGTAGTAATTAAATCCAACGCCAACTATCCTTGGTTCTATCACCACCATTTTCAAaccaagaaagagaaaatgctggaaacattcaacaggtcaggcagcatctgatgaaagTAATTTACTGAAACTTTGATTCTGCTTCTCACTCCATAGcacctgcctggcctgctgaacatttcaaGCATTGTCTGATTTTTGATTgggtttccagcatcagcaggattttgctttttatttatccTTTGTGTGCCTGTGAATCGTGCCACTTCAATGGCTTTGCTTCACTCCCAAAGGAATGTTGATTCCAGATTCGATTTATCTTGCCTTTAGGATGAGAAGAAGGTACTGAAAGAGGTGGAAGAGAAAGATGAAGCTCTTCGGAACAAAGCATGTCTCAGCATCCCACTGCTCGAGGAGTCTGAGGAAGATAAACACCTGGCTTCCCTTCTCAAATTACGAGCTCTAGACTGTAAGTTGGGACGAAATGAACTATATTCAACTGATGAGTCAAATGGTACACAGTtaacagcaggacccttaacagcactgatgtacagagggatcttggggttcaagtccatagctccatgaaagtggccacacaagttgttaaggtggtaaagaaggcctatggcatgcttgccttaattagtcgaggcattgggttcaagagtcgggaattatgttgcagctttataatacTTGttcagactgcatctggagtcttgcattcagttctggtcgccccattagaggaaggatgtggaggctttggagagggtgcaggagaggttcaccaggatgttgcctgaattagagggcatgtgctgtaaggagaggttggaaaaacttgcgttgttttctctggagcagcagaggctgaggggagacctgatagaaatgtatgaaattatgagagacacaaagtagacagctggtatccttttcctagggttgaaatatctaataccagaggcatacatttcaggtgagaggggagatgtgTGGAGGAATGATCAGGAGGAATACAAATCTCAGAATATGGGGAGACCCATTTAAGACTaggatgagaaagaatttcttctccaaggatcgtgagtctttggaactctgccacagagagctgttgagggtggggtggggggaggttggggcAGAGTCCTTGTGTATACTTAAGGTGAAAATAGATTTCTAATCATTAAGGCAgttgagagttatggggagagagcaggaaagtggacttggaTGTTGGAGCAGCTATAATctttattcaatggcagagcaggcttgaggggctgaatggcctgctcttgtTGCTACCTCTTAtggttcccaccctccccacccccaccctgatcCCTGGAAATCCAGCCCATTTAGCCTAGTTATTTAGTTCGTCATTCACCAAGAGAATGGCTCCAAATTGACCAATTTGAATACATGGAGGGTTGCAAAAGGTCTTCTTCCTCTTAGCTTGGCCTTATGGGTGGATAACTTGAAAGTAAATGTGAGCTGCAATTTCTGCACAATTCTGGGAGCAGTAGTTACCAAAGAAATCATCTCGAGTTAAAACAAACAATGCATATTCCACAAAATCACAGCAGCTAAGGGGggcagggaatggcagatggtcaCACAGAACCGAGAGGGTTCAGAGCCATGCATGGGAGTAATGTTAGTAGAGACTGGGTGGTGATGGCACACAGTGTCTTAGACAACCTCAAAAGCCTGGAACTGAAGAATTGAGAAAGTTGCAATTGAGTTGCCCTGTGGGAGGTTAAATAAATTTGGACAAAACTAAAACTATAGCAAACGGATCTCCTGCCTTGGTTCATCAGTGGGTGGGAAATCCTGCCACAATGGCACAATCACACACTGCTTGGACCCTAGGCTGAGTTCTCTGCTGTCAGCAGTCAGTACAATCAATAATCATATGGTCTCCACAACTACTTAGGATACCAACTCGATCATTTGTTGTCCAGTTATCTCAGCGGGAATctacaatcttttttttattcattcaagggatgtgggctttgcaggctgagccagcatttaatcgcccttgagaatgtggtggtgagctgccttcttgaactgctgcagtccttgaaatGTGTGCGGTTGAGGGTGAGGTTTGAAAACCCAGTGATATCACTGCTGATTCTTGCTGCCTAAACTCACGGGAGTAGAATGACCCCTTGTGTAAAGTAGGATTATTGTAGAACAAGCTGACAGTTGTACCAGTGATTCTAACTGTTTCTTACacagcctatgaagacaagcagaGAATGAAGCGGAAGGAGATCACTTCAAGGTCCTGGTTTGCCTCTCCCCAAGTCGCATCCGGAGAGAAAACTGGAGATGTATTGAAGAAACTGGGACTGAGCAAAATATCAACAACCAAATCCTTAAATAGTCCAAATGGAATTGTTGCAAAGTGACCTGGGAAATATCAGAAAGAAATCAGCGGAGTATTCAGTGAGCCAAAAGGAGCAGTCAGACTTGATCAACGGGGATACAGAGACCACGATAGAGATGGGGGAGTGAAATGATCAAAgaagttttatttcagactgtATGAGTCAAGAGAAAAGCAGCAGCTTTAAGGGGGAAGCTGATTCCCTCCCACAGACTGAGGTTGTGACAGATGCAGATCGAGATGTCAATGCCAACTCGCTTGTTGCTGATTACTCTGATTCCAACTCAGATGCAGACAGTTCCTGAGCTTTGCAGGAATGTAAATAATGTATTGATACTCCTGACTTTTTAATGTATTCCTGTGCAATAAACTAATATCTGAGAAATTGTAAGTGTACCAAAGCTAATCTGTGGTGTTTATTGAGCAGAGGCcagaattcctttttttttgggtTGCCCTAGTGAATTTAGGAACAAGTTTGGAATATGGGAATGACCAATTCACAGAATTATATAGAACTTGAAATACAAACATGCCAACTGCTGTTGGCTTTCGTTTGTTTGAGCACCCTTTAACCAAATGCCCTATTAGTATGACCTTCTCTTGTATTTATCCAGGTTCTTGCATTGGGCACTGCTTAGCTCAACTACTGCCTGAGGAACTGTGTTTCATATTCTGAATTAAGGTgtttctctggaattctttatttcatttataaGTTGCTATCTACAGCCCCGATTTTGGTCTTATtaacaaatggaaatatttcagTGACCATCTAACAAACTCTTTACTAATGTTAAAGACTTCAGACACATCAACCTATTTTTAGAACGGAGAACAGCTCAACTTCCTATTACTCATACTCTTTATTCTGGTaaaccctttgattcttttctgtTTCTTGTCAAACATTAGTCAGGTCAGATGTGAGATTTCTCCTGAACTGTGCTTATCTGATTACTAGGAAGGGTGCAGTTCAGAGGGATTTTTGGGGTGATGGCCCATTTctctaaattgatttttttttggctgtaTTTGATGTATGTTTCCCTAGGAACACCCTATAGAGCAGTCTTGTGATACTGAACCAGTGGGTCTGAAGCTCAACAGATACCAACACAAAATATTTCCACTCCCATACAAAGGGGCATTCCAGCAGGAAGTAACAGATGATCTTATTCCTAATGGAATCCTGATGGCAGCTTGCTATGGTACTGAGGTTCCAAGATTGTTTGACCGCAGAGAAAGGGTTTTTCTTACCACCATCATGGCCAAGGCTGGGTACCTGTTAATCTGGCAAATAGATGGTTTGTGAAATGGTGTCAATGCTttcttggggaggggggaggggaaagccGCCTTCAGAAGAGTAGAAGTATGGTCCAGGCTGACCATTTCCTTCCTCACCATGAAAGAGGTGCAGCGCAGCTTACTAGGACATTCTTGTGTCTGCTTGGCTAATGTTATCAGATCCCGTCTTCTCAGAGTAAAGTACAAGTA
The DNA window shown above is from Pristis pectinata isolate sPriPec2 chromosome 31, sPriPec2.1.pri, whole genome shotgun sequence and carries:
- the yju2b gene encoding probable splicing factor YJU2B; protein product: MGERKGVNKYYPPDFDPAKHGSLNKYRNSHPLRERARKLSQGILIIRFEMPYNIWCDGCGKHIGMGVRYNAEKKKVGNYYTTPIYRFRMKCHLCVNYIEMQTDPANCDYVIVSGARRKEERWDMKDNEQILTTEHEQKKKLETDPMYKLEHGVSDQEKLKIAVPTLSNIQDMQSAWKDDFAINSMLRKKFRDEKKVLKEVEEKDEALRNKACLSIPLLEESEEDKHLASLLKLRALDSYEDKQRMKRKEITSRSWFASPQVASGEKTGDVLKKLGLSKISTTKSLNSPNGIVAK